Proteins from one Microcaecilia unicolor chromosome 2, aMicUni1.1, whole genome shotgun sequence genomic window:
- the GIMD1 gene encoding GTPase IMAP family member GIMD1, producing MSKDNEITINLLLLGRTQSGKSAVGNSLLGSIEFDSHLSARSVTQVCRSCRCRMQNFGRRLGKELCLQVHVVDTPGFPHSSLGKKAVARTIREALVQHFQEGLHMALLVLRADLPLCEEERCHIVQLAENLLGSDWKRFTAIIFSHGDKVREAGFKEEEYLQTASEALIALLDSVHHRYLFKDFQENSLPQERTIIMNKIMNFVRQNGYEVLKFE from the exons ATGTCCAAGGACAATGAAATCACCATCAACCTCCTCTTACTGGGAAGGACACAGAGTGGGAAGAGTGCAGTGGGAAACAGTCTACTGGGCAGCATTGAATTTGACAGTCATCTCTCTGCACGCTCTGTGACCCAGGTGTGCCGTTCCTGCCGTTGCCGTATGCAAAACTTTGGGCGCCGGCTGGGTAAGGAGCTGTGCCTGCAAGTGCATGTGGTAGATACACCAGGCTTTCCACACAGCAGCCTAGGCAAGAAGGCAGTGGCCAGGACTATCAGAGAGGCGCTGGTGCAACATTTTCAGGAGGGGCTCCATATGGCGCTGCTTGTTCTGAGAGCTGACTTGCCACTCTGTGAGGAGGAACGCTGCCACATAGTGCAGCTGGCTGAG aatCTCCTTGGTTCTGACTGGAAGAGGTTCACTGCCATCATCTTTAGCCATGGGGATAAGGTGAGAGAGGCAGGATTCAAAGAAGAAGAATACTTGCAGACAGCCTCGGAGGCACTGATTGCTCTGCTTGACTCTGTGCATCATCGGTACCTTTTCAAAGACTTTCAGGAAAATTCACTCCCACAAGAGAGAACAATAATCATGAATAAGATTATGAACTTTGTAAGACAAAATGGTTATGAGGTACTTAAGTTTGAATAA